aggtatctagatcaaggaaagggatcaacatttgccaaaggaaatttgtcttggatcttacGAAAGAGACGgggatgatggggtgcaaaccagctacttccccattgatccgaatcataaacttggtgatgaatgtggttcttctcttatagatgcaagcaagtaccggaggttagttgggaaactaatctatctctccctaaCTCGACCGGACATCTCTTATgcgttggagtggtgagtcggttcatgcatgctcccggGGTGGACATCGGATGCGTATATCGCATCATCAAATACTTGAAATCTGTCCAGGAAAGGGCCTTTTATTTGCAGGCATGACCATTTACGATTGAAGGCTACGAATgcttgattgggctggttcggtctcgacaggagatctacttggTATTGTACCTTcttgggtggtaatctagttacctggaggagcaagaaactaACCGGTTGTTGCTCGATCTAGTCCGAGCGAGTTGAGGGCCGTggcccatggagtatgtgagcttatatggctaaaacGACTTCTTCACGATTTGAGCTTTGgcgaagggccaatgagactttattgtgacaacaaagctgccataagcattgcccataatccggttcaacatgattgaaccaagcatattgaggtcgatcgtcacttcatcaaagagaagttggatttggtgcatttgtactccctttgtgaaaacAGTGATCAGTAGCaggatatcttcaccaagggtctctcttctagtctatttagtactctattgtgcaagctgggaatgtatgacatttattctccagcttgagggggagtgttagagttgttagaatatcttgtataggggtagttctgtcattgtctagttataagacatgactaagttgtatttttactttattgtcttatttctccttacctccctagggaggcttgtgtaatttggaagacttaatgaatgaagctaatatgtgtgttgagaatcactctcaacacacacaatcgattctcccattctcttctcttcttctcatctcttctctccttcttcttcttcttgctgtatactcttctcttaccagattcgatctacctttgagtttcaactCTTAATAGCCATTTTTATGTGTTGGTTCATCAGTCATAAACAAcatgagagtgagagagagaggtgatggtatttcaattggaattttaaCTGGGCAGATGCGGAGGAGGAACTTTGGGAGTATTATTTGATGGCTGTATTCCGTTCAATCTGAAGGTGAACTTTTATGGATTTACGATCAGCTCTGCTTAATGTTAGGAAATGATAGtctttatttagcttaaatccAAGCTTAAGGCAGGCTCAAATTTGGGCTGGTTCAACGTTTTACATTGGAGTTTCCTGTCTGTCTTATGATTAGCAATGTTTATTAGATAACTCTTAACTCAGGTTAGGTGCAAACTGTTGTTCCTGTGTTGGATACTATTATTATGATTGGGAATGGGAATTAGATAATTTTCAACATGCTTGCTTTACCATGGATACTATTATTGTTAGAGTTACCAAATGCAAACTTTCAGAACTTTAGAAGTGCTTATTTTGGCTTTACTTTTATGGATGATTTGTGTACACCACTTCCAGTTGGGACAACAGCTAAATGTTGGCAGATGGccgggaagaagaaaggagcacAGTGTGGGAAAGGGACATGTtaaaattttcagtttgaaaGTTTTTGTTGGCTTCTTTTTTCTATCACACTTTAAAACAGTGGtcatagtttaaaatttttttttttttgataattgaGGCTAGACATTTCTTTGACAAGTTTATTCGAGCAACCGATCCAAACCATGAATCAATTGTGAAGGAATTTTACTTGAGAGTTCTTGCAAATGGTGACATTTACCGGGCTGATTATGAAGGCCTTTGTTGTATCAACTGTGAGGAGTATAAGGTGGTACCCGTCTTTCATCTTAGGAAATTTTTGTGGCTTTATCAGCTCTTTTACCAATATGTGCCATGTATGAAGTTTAAAAACTCCTACGTATAGACATGCAGAGGCTCTGCCATCTGCGCCCTAGCACATGTAGAGATGTGACTCACCATTTGACCAACCAGCAATTCTAGtatgaataaaaaaatgtgaCCCTATGAAATgtgtaatgttgatcacacaatTATTTTTTGTAGATATGACAGACATAGAATTGATTTCTTTCGAGTACATATTGTGCCATATAGGTTTATAGCCATCATTAAGAATATAATGGATGGGGGGATGCTACAATCATATATTTGGTGGAGGATCGTTCCCTGGTGGAAGCCAATCAATTATTGGCCCTTTCCCCTGCATTTGTACCATATGTATTGATATGCTGTATGTGGGCTGTCCTCATTGTCTAACTGTTAACTATTATTTCTATTTGTATATACTGTTatatatgttattttatttcattctagACCTCAGGGAGGTTGAATATTGTGTCCACTATATATCTTTTCTATTGGCATTGATTTTGTGATTGAATTCAGTATAGAGAATAACCACTTTCAGCATTTTCTGGAATATGTCATACTACCTTATAAACACTTAGTTCTTCTAAATCTTCCCTTGGATAATTTAATGAAGTTATGTTTACATTTTCTAACAGAAAATTTCCTGTCTTTTGCTTTGGTTAAAAATGCAGGATGAGAAGGAATTACTTGAAAATAACTGTTAACCCTTGCACCTAAAACTTTGCATCCCACGAAAGGAGGACAACTTCTTCTTTGCCATCCAACTTATATAGGAACTTTCCATGTAGGATGAATCTACTTGACATCTTGCTCAAGTACCATATATTAAAAGAATCATGTTAATCGTAATGCATATGTGAGTTTTCCAGGGCACATGGGCCTACTACTCATGTTTGAACTAACACTTTTTATTCACTTTTAAACATTCAGGTTCTTAATGATGATGAAGTCAAGGCTTTGGTCAAGCAAGTTCAGGGTGAGGTTCCTGGTTCTtcaatatttataataaaggttGCTCCCTAGGTAAGATCAACTTCAATTCCCACCTGAGCAATGAAAGAATTCTTTTCCCCTGTAATTTGGATGGAaattttatgttgatgataattTTGGTTTCCTCAGAGCCGGCATTTAGAAGTCCAGCTACTTTGTGATCAATATGGCAACATTACAGCTTTACATAGTCGTGATTGTAGCGTTCAAAGGCGACACCAAAAGGTAAATTCTTCCCTAGTTGCTTGCCAAgtatcttattttcttcttgatttatTGGTACAAGCATGCTCTCATAAGAATAtggggtttgttttattttaattctaagCCTCCTTATGAGCTTACTGTCATTGAAATGTGTTGATACAATATTTTATGTCGAATTGGTCATTGAAGAGGGTCCAATTACAGTAGCGCCTCTAGAAACAGTGAAGGAGCTGGAGCAGCCAGCTAGGAGGCTAGCTAAGTGCATGAATTATATTGATCCTGCTATTGTTGAGTATCTATATAGTATGGACTCTGGCGAGTACTATTTCTTAGAACTCAACCCTCGATTACAAGTAGTGGTTCTTTGTGTTCTGTTTTGGATAAAAATTAGTGCATCTTTTGTGCTATATACCTTGAAACAATAAGAGCAGATTAGATTTTGTTGGTGGAACTTGGAAGTGATTAATCTGACCATATCTGTGCATTATTGCATTTCTCAGACTTAGTGAACTAGCCAATACAATGCATGCTTCAAGtccctttttattttgaattgagAATTGAAACCTGTTGAAAGGTTATGTAGGAAAATGAAGAGTAGATCGAATCCCTTGAAAATATCACCAATATTCAGGTCTGAAGTCATGCATATTGCTTTCCTCGATCCTTTTATTCTGTTAACGCTTTTCCTTTTATCTTTAAACTCCAGAGGTTAGGTGGGGATGGGGTTAATAAGAGGATACTAACAGcagtttttcttttggaaaagaCCTTATATTTAGCATGTGCAGTTGCTTAATAATTTTAAGTACTTATGTATTCATTGCTATCGATCCATCTTCAATTGATAATTTTTATTCACATGCTTCTTTTAAAGATCTCAGCGGcagattttttttgaatttattattcCAACCCAACTAGAAAGTAAGGTGGTGGAGATACCGGCAAGAAGTTCCCGTACCAACTGGTTTTgaacacactctctctctttctctctgcatTGATATCAAGCAAAGTCATTACTGTACGATAAAGCAACACTACCAGGTAAGTCATTATGGTTACTCTATTCATGCATTTAGAATACCCATAATCAAAGTGCACCCTAGAATAATTGAAATTAATAACACTGCataaattttataaatataAGGAGTTGGTCGCCCAATAACAAAATAAATGGGGCAGGAGAAGATATAAACAGCAGAAAGAAATCACATCGTGCCAATTGGATGGTAGCATCGGTCTCTTAACAGCATATACCCATAAACAGGTAGCAAACACAAATGGTTTGCTCCCCCTCTCATTTTCCTTTCGGTATGACCTGTACCAAGTTAACTTGGTAGCAAAAATAATTGTCTAGGAACAACAATTTTCAGACATTATAACCTCTAGGCAGTGAGTTCTTACATTCACTAGCACTCCTTAAGGCCTCTGTCTCCTACTCAGTGAATAGTTCAACACTTCTATCCGAAAGGAAGTGACAGGACAGATGCTCATGATCATACGACTAAATGAGCAATTTAATTTGGATTTAGAAGATTTTCAATGTGTGATACTTAAATGATGGTTTCCATCTTCAAACCATAACAAactgttgagttatgtaacccaaTAAGGGTAGCTTAGGGTTTTTTCCCCTTGTTTGTTCCCTGTTATTAACATAGTCGACTGTAGAGGGACATTCTTGTAATTCTGCCTTATTATTGAAAGATATAAATGAAGTGGCTGAGTGAACAAACTACTCACTTAGCCATTCTCCTAATTTCTTTcttgctaacatggtatcagagctaaaccctaaaaccctattcTTATctaagcatagttatcaaggcgggaaggcaaCCATGGCGTTTGAGAGTggcaaaaatcaaggtgacactgCCATGGTGGCAAGTCgcccaaggcatccaaggctaccaaggagcctggacgccttggcgtcgccatggcccatggcaacgccttgataactatggatcTAAGTCCAAAAACCCACCTCCTTCCTTCCATTCtccttattctttttatttaaattctctttttcccttatcATTCTTCATGTCTTTTCTTATTAGTTTCTCTTATTCTTAATACCCTTGGTCGTAATTTGTTCTAGATTTTTATTAGGATATAAAAATTAACAATTCCCTTTCAGTTTTAGGAAAGTCTAGATTCCCCTTCCAttccacatctctctctctatcttagtgatctctcttctattctcgtatctctaattctctctctcttctcttctcttctcaacctTAATTGGTAAGCAATGTAAAACGTGTGAGAATACGAGAGTTGAGAGGAATCTCGCTTACCCTTCAGGTTGGGTTGCAATTTCTTTTATAATATAATTCTGTTACAATCAGATAAGTATTATCTGTTTTACAATTTGAATTTAAAAGGAAGTTATAGCAGAATTATCGGATAAGCTTTGAAGTGGTCAAAGcttaatttaaaatttgaattccTAACTAATTTCTTAACCCCCCCCTGCAAGTGGAAGATGGGCGAATCTTTGACTTGTCACGGAGTTGAACAAAACGAGTTGTTGATAGGGGCTTTGTTAAAATGTCTGTCAGCTGATCTCGTGTGGAAATAAACTTCACCTCTAGCTGTTTCTGTGCTACCAAGTATCGTACAAAGTGAAAGTCGACTTCGATATGCTTGGTTCGGGCATGAAATAGAGGATTTGCTGTGAGGTATGTTGCTCCAAGGTTATCACACCATAACACTGGTGGATTAGAAATGGGGATGCCCAGTTCTTGAAGCAAGGATTTTAGCCATATTAGTTTGGCAGTGGCATTAGTTAATGCTCAATACTTGAACTCAGTTGAAGACTGAGCTATGGTAGGTTGCTTTCGAGCAGACCATGATATTAGATTTTCGCCCATGAAAATGGCGAACCCACCTGTTGATTTCCGATCATCAATGCATCCGGCCCAATCTACATCACTGTAGGCCATTAGGCGATTGGATGAACTGCGAGAGAGAAGCAAACCATGCGACACAGTGGCTTTGAGATATCGCAGAATGCTCTTGACTGCCTGCCAATGGTCATCTGTTGGGGCTTTTAAAAATATGCATACTTTGTTTACTAAGTAAGAGATGTCCGGCCTTGTTAGGGTAGCGTACTGCAATGCTCCAACAGTACTGCGGTATAGAGTAGCATCCTCATGTGGTTTGCCGGTGGATTGAGATAGTTGAGCCGAAGTGGCCATTGGTGTTTGCACTGGTTTGACCCCATCCATGCCGGTTCATTGTAAAAGATCTCTTATATAATTTTGTTATGAAAGCAATAATCCAGCCACATGTGGTAATACTTCTACACCGAGAAAGTAGTGTAGGTTCCCCAAATCGCGAATAGCAAACTCCCGACTCAAGGCTGCAATAGTATTTTGTAAGAGAGTGTAGTCTGAGCCGGTGATGACAATGTCGTCGATATACACTAGAATATATACATATTGAGAGCCATGCTTGAGAATGAACAAAGAAGTATCTGTCTTTGAACCTTCGAACCTCAATGACTGAAGGAATGAGCTCAATTTATGGAACCAGGCACGTGGCGCCTGTTTCAAAGCATACAAGGAATAATGAAGGCAACAAATATGATGGGGCTGTTCTGGATCAACAAATCCCGCTGGTTGGGACATGTACACTTCTTCGTTGAGTGTTCCATGAAGAAACGCGTTGCTTACATCAAGTTGATGCAACGACCAGTTATTGGCAGTGGCTACTGATAGAACTGTATGAACAGTGGTTGGTTTAACAACCGGGCTGAATGTCTTTGTATAATCGATTCCCTCTTGCTGAGTATATCCTTTAGCCACTAACTGAGCTTTGTATCACTCTATGGTGCCGTCTGCTTTCCATTTAATACGGAATACCCATTTCGAACCAACAACATTTTTATTTGGAGAGGATGGAATTAAAGACCAAGTTCCATTTTTGAGCAGTGCGTTGAATTCCAATAGCATTGCTTCACGCCAATGAGCTTGCTTATTTGCTTCTGTGAATGAAGTAGGCTCGGTTTCAGTGTGATATTGAGATAAATCAGCAGATGGTAATGGATACTTTGTGGATGGCCGAGGATTAGAGCGTAGCTGGATATGGTGAGTACGCAACATGGGCATTTGAGATGGGGCAGACCTTTGGTCAATTGGTGAGACATCAGCAGCATTAGCATTACCTTCCCTTTGTTCTTCATTAGCAACACCTGTCATATGCACATCATCTGAAACAGAGACATTAGGTAACAAATGTGGTGCATTAGCATGGTCGGTGGGACTAGGAGGTGGTGGTATAGTGGGAGATAATGGGGTGGGTGATGTGGAGGGTGTAGTGATAGACATACCAGCTGGATCAAGAACCCTTGTAGAGACGGTTAGAGTGGAAGAAATAGTCAGCCATGGGGATGATGAAGCAGTTGGAGTAGGTGAATTATTTTTAATGGAGTTGAATGGAATTGAATCTTCAATGAATTGCACATGGCGTGCAATATATATCCTCCCTGTTTTGATATCTAAGCATCGATAACCAAGGTGCATTCGGCTGTACCCTAGAAAAATACATGTAGTGGTCCTGGGTGCAAACTTATGGAAATTATAAGGTCTTAGGAGAGGATATGCTGCACAGCCGAATACTTTTAGAACTCCATAATTGGGTAAACATTTGTACAGGATCTGAAAGTAGAGACATTTGTAGAACTGGTGTGGGTAACCTGTTAATGAGATAAGTTGCTGTCTCAAAAGCATAGTTCCAAAACTGTAATGGTAGAGAGGCATGAGATAGGAGGGTGAGCCCAGTGTCAACTATATAGCGTATTTTGCGCTCTGCAGCGCCATTTTGTTCATGCGTATGTGGACAAGCTACTCTATGAACAATGCCACATTTATTGAGAAACTGGTTTAGTTTGCGAAACTCCCCACCCCAGTCAGATTGGAAAGCTTTTATGGGGCCTGAGAATTGCTTTTCTACCATTACTTTGAATTGTTCGAAAATGATGTGAAGTTGAGATCGACAAGAGAGAGGATAGTACCATGTAAACttggaataatcatcaataaaaattataaaataagtaTGTGCAGTTGTGGAAGTGATTGGTGCAGGACCCCCAACTATCACTAAATACCAAGTCAAGAGGTACAGTACTTAGACTCCCAGTAAGTGGTAAAGAAATTTTATGTAATTTCCTAATGAAACATGATGAACATTTATTTGAAGAAGTAGATGAACATGGCAATGAGTGAGAGGAAAGCACTTTGCGAACAGTCCGATGTTGAGGATGGCCTAAACGAGCATGACAGGCCTCAGCATTCGGTTGAACATTACAATGAGCAGTGTTGGccgaaggaggagaagaaaaatggaagctAGATAACTGATAGAGACCGTCTTTAAGGGATCCTTGAAGCAGTGGCGCCTTTgttacctgatccttcacaacaAAATGAAACgggtgaaactcaaagaaaCAATTATTGTCTTTGGTAAAATGATGAACAGACAATAAATTCTTGGTGATTTTTGGAACATGGAGAATATTGCAGAAATTAAAGGATTTATTAGATGGAGAAAGAAGCTTAGAGGAACCAACTCTCCTAATAGGCAAACCAACACCGTTTCCTACATGCAATAAATTATTACCATTGTACCCAGATGATATCTGTAAATTGAAGAGATCGGGAGTAAAATGGTGCGTTGCTGCAGTGTCAGGGAACCACTCGGTCATAGAGGATGGTGGAGTGGGTAAGATTCCAGCCATGTTTGCAGTGGCGGAAGGAGCAGCATTGGAGGAATTCGAGTATCAAAAATAGCATCGACTCGCTGTATGATTGTATTTATTGCGGATCTGGCAACGGGTCTGCCGGAGAGAT
This genomic stretch from Telopea speciosissima isolate NSW1024214 ecotype Mountain lineage unplaced genomic scaffold, Tspe_v1 Tspe_v1.0079, whole genome shotgun sequence harbors:
- the LOC122647579 gene encoding uncharacterized mitochondrial protein AtMg00810-like; protein product: MDGVKPVQTPMATSAQLSQSTGKPHEDATLYRSTVGALQYATLTRPDISYLVNKVCIFLKAPTDDHWQAVKSILRYLKATVSHGLLLSRSSSNRLMAYSDVDWAGCIDDRKSTGGFAIFMGENLISWSARKQPTIAQSSTEFKY